GCCCGCTGCGGAGGAGTAGAGGACGAAGGCGTCCACATCACCCACCAGCTCGTGCAGGTTCCACGCCGCCACGGCCTTGGCCCGCAGCACCGCCCCCAACCGCTCCGGCGTCAACCCCTCCACCACACCGTCGTCCAGCAACCCCGCACAGTGCACCACCGCACTCACCGAACGACCCGCCAGCACACCCGCCAGCGCCTCCCGATCAGCCACGTCACACGCCGCGACCTCCACCACCGCGCCCAACCCCGCCAACTCCGCACGCAGCTCCGCCACCCCGGCACCCGCCGCACCACCACGGCTCACCAGCAGCAACCGCCGCACCCCGTACGCCACCACCAGATGACGAGCCACCAACCCACCCAGCGTGCCCGTCCCACCCGTGACCAGAACCGTCCCCCCAGGACCCAGCCGCGGCGGCATCGTCAACACGAGCTTGCCCACATGCCCGGCCCGCTGCATCACCCGGAACGCCTCCGGCGCCCGCCGCACATCCCACGCCCGCACCGGCAACCGCCGCAACGCGCCACCCGCGAACAGCTCCAGCACCTCGGCCAGCATCGTGCCGAGCCGGTCGGGTCCCGCCTCCATGAGCGAGTAGAGCAGGTAGCGCACGCCGCTGTCGGTCCGGACGTCGGTCTTGCCGAGCTCCAGGAACCGGCCGCCGGGCTTCAGCAGCCGCAGCGAGGCGTCGGTGTACTCGCCGGCCAGCGAGTTGAGCACCACGTCCACGGGCGGGAACTTCTCCTCGAAGTCCAGCGTGCGGGAGGAGGCCAGGTGCTCCTCGTCCAGACCCGTCGCCTCCCACTTGCCGGGGCTCGCCGTCCCGAACACCTCCGCGCCCAGATGACGCGCGATCTGCACCGCCGCCATCCCCACCCCACCCGCGGCCGCGTGGATCAGCACCCTCTCACCGGGACGCAGCCCGGCCAGGTCCACCAGGCCGTAGTACGCGGTCAGGAACGCCACCGGGACGGCCGCGCCCTCCGCGAACGTCCAGCCTTCGGGCAGCGGGGCCAGCAGCCGCTGGTCCGCGACGCCGGCGGGCCCGAAGGCGCCGTCCATCAGGCCCATGACCCGATCACCCGGCGCGAAGCGGGTCACGCCCGGGCCGACCTCGGTCACCACGCCCGCGATCTCACCGCCGATGGGCTCGTCGTTCTCCGGCACCATGCCGAGGGTGACGACGAGGTCGCGGAAGTTCAGCCCCGCCGCGCGGATCTCGACCCGCACCTCCCCCGCCTCCAGCACCCGACCGGCGGCGGGGTCCGGCACCAGGGTGAGGGCGGACAGGCTGCCCTTGACCGGCGCGTCCAGCCGCCATTCGGCGACCCCGGCGGGCGGGACGAGGGTGGGCGTGCTCGTCGCCCGCGCCAGCCGCGCCGCCAGCAACGTCCCGGTCCGCGCGGCCGGGTCGGCGGAGGGGCGCACCGCCAGTTGCGGCTCTCCGGCGGCCAGCGCCCCCAGCACCGCGCCGGCGGGCACATCGCCGGCGGCCGGGTCCAGGTCGAGCAGGGCGAACCGGCCGGGATGCTCCGACTGCGCCGACCTGACCAGGCCCCACACCGGCGCGGCTGCCAGGTCGCGCACGTCGCCGTCGGCTCCCGCGGACACCGCCCCGCCGGTCACCAGGACGAGCCGGGTGTCGGCGAGCCGCTCGTCGGCCAGCCATGCCTGCAGCAGCGCCAGCGCCTGCGCCGAGACCTCGCCGAGCCCGGTGGCCACGTCGGTGGTGGACGGGCGCGCGGGGCAGGCGGCGAACACCGTGCCGGGCCGCGGCTCCGCCGCCGCGACGTCCTCCAGGTCTCGGTGGACGGCGCCGGCCAGGCCGTGCCGTACCAGCTCGTGGACGTCGTCGCCCAGCACCGCGGCCGAGCCGCCCGCCGGGGCGGACAGTTCCGGCAGCGGGGTCCACTCGACGCGGAAGAGGGAGTCGTGCCGGGCCGGGGCGAGCTGCCCCGCCGAGACCGGGCGGGACACCAGCGAACGCACCGTGGCCAGCGGGGCCCCTCCGGCGTCGGCCAGCGACAGCGACACGGCGTCACGGCCCGAGCGCCACAGGTGGACCCTGGCGGTGGACGCGCCCGACGCGTGCAGGGTCACGCCCGTCCACGCGAACGGCAGGCTGACGCCCTGCTCGTCGCCGCCGAGCAGCGCCTCGGCGTGCAGGCCGGCGTCGAGCAGCGCGGGGTGCAGCCCGTACCGGTCGGCGCCGGCGCCCTCCGGCAGGCCGACCTCGGCGAACACCTCGTCGCCGCGCAGCCAGGCCGCCTGCAGCCCGCGGAACATCGGGCCGTAGCCGTAGCCGAGCCCGGCGAGCCGCTCGTAGAAGCCGTCGAGGGAGACGGGGGCGGCGCCCTCGGGCGGCCACACGGTCAGGTCCCCGCCGGTGTGCCCGCCGGTGTGCCCGTCGATGGGCCCGTCGGCGGGCTCCGCGTGCGGCGTGAGCAGCCCGGCGGCGTGCCGGGTCCACGATCCCTCCCCGACGCGGGAGTGCACGCTGACCGTGCGGGTGCCGTCCTGGTCCGGGCCGACGGCGATCTGCACCTCGACGCCGCCGCGCTCGGGCAGCGCCAGCGGCGACTCCAGCGTCAGCTCGGCCAGGTGACCGCAGCCGGCCTGGTCGCCCGCCGTGATCGCCAGCTCGACGAACGCGGTGCCCGGGAGCAGCACCGTCCCGGAGGCGGCGTGGTCGGCCAGCCACGGGTGCGTCTGCAGGGAGAGCCTGCCGGTCAGCACGATCCCGCCCGACTCGGCGAGCAGCACCGCCGCGCCCAGCAGCGGATGGTCGGCCGCGGCCAGCCCCGCCGCGGCCACGTCGCCGCCGCCGGTGGCGGCGTCCAGCCAGAACCTGCGCCGCTGGAAGGGGTAGGTGGGCAGCTCCACCCGGTACGGCGAGGTGCCGGTGACCACGGCGGTCAGGTCGGCGGGCACGCCGTTGGCGTACGCCTCGGCCGCGGAGGCGAGGAAACGCCGGGGGCCGCCTTCCTCCCGGCGCAGCGTGCCGGTGGCGTACGCGTCGGCCTCGGCGGCCTCGATCGCGTCCCGCACGCTCATCACCAGCACCGGGTGCGCGCTGCACTCGACGAACGCGCCGTGCTCCTCCGCGAGGAGGGTGGTGACCACCTGGTGGAACTCCACGGGCCGGCGCGCGTTGCTGAACCAGTAGTCGGGGGTCAGCGCCGCGCCGTCCATGGCACCGCCGGTGACCGTCGAGTAGAAGGGCACCCGGCCGGAGCGGGGGCTGATGGGCGCCAGCAGCTCCAGGAGGCGGTCGCGCAGCGGATCGACCTGGTCGCTGTGGGAGGCGACGGTGCTGGCGAGCATGCGCGCCCGCACCCCCTCGGCCTCGCACGCGGCGACCAGCTCGGCCAGGGCCGCCTCGTCGCCCACGACTGTGGAGTGCGACGGGCCGTTCTTGGCGCCGACCGACAGCCGGCCGTCCCAGGAGGCGAGCCTGCGCTCCAGCTCCGCGGCGGGCAGCGCGATCGCGGCGATCGCGCCCTTGCCGACGAGTGTCTCGGCGAACAGGCGGCTGCGCAGCACGATCACGCGGACGGCGTCCTCCAGCGAGAGCGCGCCCGCCACGTACGCGGCGGCCACCTCGCCCTGGGAGTGCCCGACGACGGCGGCCGGTCGCACGCCCACGGACTCCCACAGGGCGGCCAGCGACACCATGACCGCGAACAGCACGGGCTGGACCACCTCCAGCCGCTCCAGCGCCTCGGGGTCGCGCAGCGCGTCGAGCACGCGCCAGTCGACGTACGACTCGATCTCCGCGGCGCACTCGGCCATCCGCGCGGCGAAGACGGGGGACGAGTCGAGGAGCTCCGTGGCCATGCCGGGCCACTGGGAGCCCTGGCCGGGGAAGACGAAGACCGCCTCACGGCGCGCGTCGGCGGTGCCGTGGACGACGGTCGCGGCGGGCTCGTCGGCCGCGAGGGACGCGAGCGCCGCGCGCAGTTCCGCCGCGTCGTCCGCGACGACGACGGCTCGGTGTTCCCAGGCGGTGCGGGTGGTGAGCAGGGAGTGCGCGACGTCGGCGAGCCGCAGGCCGGGACGCTCGGCGAGGTGGGCCTCCAGCCGGGCCGCCTGCGCCCGCAGCGCCGCCCGGCTCCGTCCGGAGACGGCGAACGGCAGCACGGCGGCCTCGAACGCGGGCGGGGTCGGCTCCTCCGTCGGCGGCCGCTCGCCGGAGCCGGTGTCGGCGGGGTCGGGCTCCTCCAGGACGACGTGCGCGTTGGTGCCGCTCACCCCGAACGACGAGACACCGGCGCGGCGGGGCGTGCCGTCCGACGGCCACGGCGTGTTCTCCGTGAGCAGCTCGACGCCCCCCGACGACCAGTCGACGTACGGCGAGGGCTCGTCCACGTGCAGGGTGCGCGGCAGCGTCTCGTGCCGCATCGCCATCACCATCTTGATCACCCCTGCGGCGCCCGCCGCCGCCTGGGTGTGGCCGATGTTCGACTTGATCGAGCCCAGCCGGAGCGGGCCGCGCCCGTTGCGGTCGCGGCCGTAGGTGGCGAGCAGCGCGTGCGCCTCGATGGGGTCGCCCAGCTTGGTGCCGGTGCCGTGCGCCTCGACCACGTCCACCTCGTCGGGCGCGAGACCGGCGTTGGCCAGCGCCTGACGGATCACCCGTTCCTGGGAGGGGCCGTTGGGGGCGGTGAGCCCGCTGCTGGCGCCGTCCTGGTTGATGGCCGAGCCCCTGATCACGGCGAGCACGGGGTGGCCGCGGCGGCGGGCGTCGGAGAGCCGCTCGACGGCCAGGATGCCGACGCCCTCGGCGAAGGCGGCGCCGTCGGCCGACGCGGCGAACGCCTTGCAGCGGCCGTCGCGCGACATCACCCGCTGCTGGCTGAACGCGGTGAACGTGCCGGGCGACGACATGACGGTGACGCCGCCGGCCAGCGCCAGGTCGGTCTCGCCCGTGCGCAGCGACTGGCAGGCCAGGTGCAGGGCGACCAGGGAGGCCGAGCACGCGGTGTCCACGGTGAACGTGGGCCCCTCCAGGCCGAAGGTGTAGGCGACCCGGCCGGACACCACGCTGGGGGCCTGGCCCGTGACGAGATACCCCTCCACGCCCGCCGGCGCCTTGTCCAGGCGCGGGCCGTAGTCCTGCGGCTCGGCGCCGACGAACACGCCCGTCTGGCTGCCGCGCAACGTCGTGGGGTCGATGCCGGCGTGTTCGAGCGCCTCCCACGCCGTCTCCAGCACCAGGCGCTGCTGCGGGTCCATGGCCTGCGCCTCGCGCGGGTTGACGCCGAAGAAGTCGGGGTCGAAGTCGGCGGCGTCGTGCAGGAAGTGCGCCGACCTGGCGTACGTGGTGTTGGGGGTCTCCGGGTCGTCGTCGAACAGCCGGTCCAGGTCCCACCCGCGGTCGGCGGGGAAGCCGGTGAGCGTCTCGCGGCCCTCGGCGACGAGCCGCCACAGCTCGTCGGGCGTGGTCACGCCGCCGGGGTAGCGGCAGCCGATGCCGACGATGGCGATCGGCTCGTCCGACCCCACGACGGCCTTGACGCCGTGGTCCTCCTCGGCGGCATGACCGAAGACGCGGGCGTAGAGGTAGTCGGCCACGGCCTCCGGAGTGGGGTGGTCGAAGGCCAGCGTCATGGGCAGCTCGGCGCCGACGGCCTCGGCCAGCCGGTCGTGCAGCTCCACCGCGCCCAGCGAGTCCAGGCCCAGCTCACGGAATCCACGGCCGGCCTCGACCGTGTCGGGCGGGTCCGGCAGCATGGCCCGCAAGATCTCGGCAGTGACGTCCCGCACCAGCTTGACCAGGAAGCTCCGCTGCTCGCTCAATTCGTACTCCGTCACTCGTACTTGCGGTTGAATTCGACGCGGGAGACCGACACGATCGCGTCGCCGGCCAGGACGATCTCGGTGGGGGCGGGCCGGCCGAGGAACATGACGAGGCTGGCGGTCATGCCATAGGCGCCGGCGTTCGGGATGGTGACCACGTCGCCCGGCCGCAGCTCGGGGAGGCGCACGTTCCTGCCGAGGATGTCGCCCGGGGTGCACAGCGGCCCCACCAGCGTGGCCGTCTCATCCGTCTCCCCCGGGTCCCCGCCCGTGCTCTCGTCCGTGCCCCCGTCCGTGGTGAGGCCGACGCTGATGGGCAGCAGCCTGCCCAGCCCGGACATGCCGCCGAGCACGTTGATCCCGGCGTCGAGGATGACGAACTTCCTGCCCCGGCTCTCCTTGACGTTGACGACCGTGCACACCAGCTCGCCGCAGTCGCCGACCAGGTGACGGCCGGACTCGACGGCCACGTGGGGGGCGCCGCCGCGCCAGCCCGGGACGTGCTCGTCGAGCATGTCCTCCAGCGCCGCGCCCAGCCCGCCGTAGACGGGCCTGTCGCCGGGCGTGAGGTACGGCGCGGCGAACCCGCCGCCGAGGTCCAGCAGCTCGATGGGCATCCCCGTCTCGCGCCGCAGCCGGGCGGCCGTGGAGACGGTGTGGCGGAACTCGGCGATCAGGCTCTGCTCGTCCTTGGCGTTGCTCAGCGAGAACAGGTGGACACCGGCCAGGCGGGTGCCCGGCACGGCGGCCAGCTCCGGCATGAGATCGGCCAGCGTCTCGCTGTCGATGCCGAACTGGGAGGGGGCGCCGGTCATCCTGATGCTCGTGGTGGCGCCGGCCTCGACGCTGTTGACGCGCAGCAGGCAGTCGGCGACCACGCCGCGCGCGGTGGCGGCGGCGCCGACGTTCCGCAGGTCCGTCAGCGACTCCACGGAGTAGACGCGGACCCCGGCGTCCAGGGCGGCGGCCAGCTCGCCGCCGGTCTTGCCGGGGCCGGTGTAGAGGATCTCCGGCCCGGTGAACCCGGCCGCGAGGGCCGCGTCGAGCTCGCCGGTCGAGCTGATCTCGGCGCGCGCCCCCCTCTCCCGCAGGGCACGGCCGATCTCCGGATGGGGATTGGCCTTGAGGGAGAAGAACACGGTGACGCCGTCGGGCAGCGCCGCCTTCAGATCGTCGTGGGCGGCGGCGACCCGGTCCAGGTCGTAGACGTAGAGCGGGCTGCCGAAACGGGCGGCCAGGCGGGCACGGGTCATCCGAGTGTTTCCTTCAGCAGCAGAGCCAGCCGCTTGCGCTCGTTCTTGCCGTTGAGCGTGAGGGGGAAGGCGGGCAGGACGTGGCAGACGGCGGGGGTCTTGGCGGGTTCGAGGCGCTCGCGGATGCCCCGCAGCACCTCGTGGGGTTCGAGGTCGCCCTCGACGAAGATCACCAGATCGTGGCCCTCGCCCGGAGGCAGCGCGGCAGCGGCGCGCACGCCCGGCACGTCCATCGCGGCCGCCTCGATCTCGACGGTGCTCATCCTGGTGCCGCGGCGCTTGAACATGTCGTCGCGGCGGCCTTCGAAGTACAGGTAGCCGTCGTCGTCCAGCCGGCCGTAGTCGCCGGTGTGCAGGCGGGGCTCGCCCGTCTCGGGGTCGGGACGATAGACGCGTTCGGTCAGGTCGGGGGCGCGCCAGTAGCCGGCCATGACGTTCGGCCCGGCCACGACGATCTCGCCGGTCGTGCCGGGAGGCACCGGCCGGCCCTCGTCGTCGAGGATGAGCACCCGGGTGCCGGGCAGTGCCCGGCCGACCGCGCCGGGCCGCTCGTGCTCCAGCTCGGGCTCCATGATCGTGACGCGCTTGCACTCGGTGATGCCGTACATGCGGACCACGACGGCGCCCGGGAAGTGCGTGCGCAGGCCGCCGATGGTGGACTCGGGCAGCGCCGCGCCGGTGTTGGTGAACATGCGGACGCCGCCGGGGACGCCGGTGCCGCGCCCGGCCAGCGTGACCAGCATGCCGCCCAGCGAGGGCACGAGGGGCACCACGGTCGCGCCGCACTCCCCGATCAGCCGGAGCAGCACCGGGTCGGGCTCGTCGCCGGCCAGCACCAGCTCCGAGCCGCCGAGCGTGGCCAGCATGATCTGGTAGAGGCCGTAGTCGAACGACAGCGGCAGCCGGCAGAACACCACGTCGTCGGCCCGGTAGCCGAGCACCGCGTTGATCGACGAGGCGGCGAAGGACACCCGGGCGTGCGGGCAGACCACGGCCTTGGGAGCCGCGGTGCTGCCGGAGGTGTAGATGAGCAGGGCGAGATCGTCGGACACCACCTTGACCGGGTCCGACCGGGCGCCCATCCCGGCCAGGATCTCGATGTCCGGCCAGAGGTCGTCCAGGCCGAGCACGGGCACGGCCGTCTCGACGGGCAGGTCCCCGGCGTCGGTGAGCACCAGCTTCGGCTCGGCGTCCGCCAGCACCGACCGCAGGTGGAAGGGCTTCATGGCGGGGTTGAGCGGCACCGCCACGGCGCCGATGCGCCAGATGCCGTTGAGGAGGGGGACGATCTCGCGCCGGTTGCGCGCGCGCACGATCACCCGGTCGCCGTGTCCCACCCCTTCCGCCGCCAGCCTGCCGGCCACGGCGTGACTGAGATCGACCACCTGCTGGTACGTCCAGGAGCCCCGGGCATCGCGTACCGCCCGGCCCAGCGGGTGACGGGCGGCTGTCTCGTCCAGCAGGTCGTGGACGAGGCCCGAGCGGAGGGACGGCGTCGCGGCCATAATCGCTCTCCCGTCTGGGAAGGAGTTTCCAATCCAAGAAAGAAAGTAGCTTCGCGGCCCCCCGCCGACACACCCCTAAGCGCCCCCTAAGCGTTATTGACCGCCCCTTAGCATGGCCTCGGCCAGGCCCCTGAGATAGACCCTGTCGGTTTTCCTGTTGCCGTTCATCGGCAGTTCGCCGAAATGCCGGTAGTGCCGCGGCACGAGCCCCTCGGGCAGCGAATCACGCAATCCCCTGGCGAATTGGGCGGGGCTCAGTTGAATTCCGGTGTAGAAGACGACCAGCTCGGTCGTATCGCCGTTCTCGGCCCCCACGGTGACGGCGTCCTCGACGCCGGGCAGCTCGCGGACGGCGTGGTCGATCTCGGCGGTCTCCACCCGCCAGCCGCGCACCTGCACCTGGGAGTCGGTCCGGCCGAGGTAGACCAGCTCGCCGTTGGCGGCCCGCCGCACCCGGTCGCCGGTGTTGTACCAGGTCCGCCCCTCACGCTCGACGAACCTGCCGCCGGCCGCCGCCGGGTCGAGGTAACCGGCGGTGAGCTGCGGCCCGGTGATCCAGAGCTCGCCCTCGCGCTCCACCGGCCGGCCGGCGCCGTCCAGGAGCAGGTGGTCGTGGCCGTCGTTGACGGCGCCGATGGGGGCCAGGCCGTTCACCCCCAGCGCGGGCGAGCCGGGGCCCCAGCGGTGCGCGGTGACGGTGATGGTCAGCTCGGTGGGGCCGTAGAGGTTCTCCAGCGTGGACGCGGGCGCCGCGGCCTGCCAGTCGGCGGCGTCCGCGCACTTCAGCGCCTCGCCGGCGAACAGGCTCCAGCGCAGTCCCGGCATCGCGCCGGGGGTCAGCCCGCCCGCCCGGCGCGCCACTCCGATCGCGCTCGGCGTGGCGAACCAGACGGTCACCCCGTGGGCGTCGAGGAAGCCGGGCAGGTCGCGGTAGGCGTGCGGCGGCACGGTCTGCACCCGGGCTCCCGCGTTCCAGGCGCAGAACAGGTCGAACATGGCGCAGTCGAAGGTCAGGTCGAACGTCTGGGAGAAGACGTCGGAGGCGCCGAAGCCGAAGCGCCGCGCCGCCCAGGAGAAGTAGGCGGCGGTGTTGCCGTGCGTGATCGGCACGCCCTTGGGGGTGCCGGTCGAGCCCGAGGTGAACAGCACGTAGGCGACGTCCGCCGGCCGTACGGGCAGGGGGGCGGGCAGCGGCGGACCGGCGGTCGCGACGGGCAGGCCCAGCTCGGCGGCCTGCCGTGCGCCGTCGTCGTCGGCGACGAGCACCGACACCCCGGCGGCTGCCGCCATCCGGCGGGTGCGGGTCACGGGGAAGCCGGGGTTCAGCGGCACGACCGTCAGCCCCGCGTACAGCCCGGCCAGGATGCCCGTGTAGGCGGTCCGCCCCCGGGCCGCGAGCACGCCGACGGCCCGGTGCCCCCGCCCGGCCAGCCCGCCGGCCAGCCGCAGCGCCGCCTCGTCCGTCTCCGCGTACGTCGCGCTGTCACCGTCCGCCGTGAAAGCGAGCCCGCCCGGGGCCGCCGCAAGCCCGTTCCTGAATAATGAATAAAGAGGCTCGAAGGTTTTCGTCATAGACATTTCCTGGCTCCGGATATACGCTTCAAAAAAAGTCTTCTGAATGACGGAGGGAGAATCAATGGACGTCATATGGGACGACAGATTCGAAGAACTCGTACGCCGGTCTCTTCCTTTTCTGCCGCCTAGTGAGGAGCTCCGGGCGGACACCGACCTGACCGACGCCGGCCTCGACTCGCTCGGAATCGTCGAGTTGCTGACGTCCTTGGAGCAGGCCTACGGTGTGCGGTTCGCCGAGGACGCGCTGACCAGGGAGACGTTCGGCACGCCCGCCACGCTGTGGCGCGCCCTGTCGGGATGAGGGGTCGCCGGGACGAGCGGAGACGGAGCCGTCACGGCTCCGTCATCGCCCGGCGAGCGTGAGTCTGGGGTTGACGGCGACCACGGTGAAGTTCCTCGTGGTGATGGGCACCCTGCCGAAGAGGCTGTCCTGGCCCGACACGCACACCCGGGTGACGCCGCGCCCCAGCATCGCCTCCACCACCCGTGGCCAGGAGGGCGCCCGGACGAAGCTGTCGAGCAGCATCGAGCGCACCTGCTCCCCCGTGGTGAGAGCCGAGCCGTCGTGGTCGTCCAGCACAGGCAGCCTGGGGTCGGCGAACCTCAGCCCGGCGAGGACCTTCTCCTCCACCGTGCGGCGCAGCGGTGCGAAGGCCGCCGCGTGCATGGGCGGCCGCATCGTGTACAGCGACAGCCCGCCGGCCGCGCGCACCCTGCCGTCCAGCCACTCCAGCTCCGCGCCGGGCAGCGACAGCATGACGAAGTCGTGGTCGATCCGGCACGACAACTCGTGCCAGACGCCACGCCGGTCCAGCTCGTCCAGGATCTCCGTCAGCCGGGGCTCTGCGACGCGCACGAAGGAGTGGGTGACGATGCCGGGGTGCGCGACCGCGAAGTACTCCTCGGTGCGCCGGGCGATCTCGGCGGTCATGCGTACCGCCGTCTCGAAGTCGACCGCCCCCGAGTACGCGGCGGCGGCCTTCCCGCCGAAGCTCGGCCCCGCGCACAGGTCGGCCCGCACGCCGAGTTCGCGCTCCGCCCAGGCGGCCAGCGCCAGGCAGTTCACCAGGAAGGCGACCTGGGCGGCCTCGCTGTAGTCGTCCTCGGAGGCGGTGAACCGCTCGGCGAGCGGATAGCCGAGCGCGTCGGCGGCCCGGGCGAACAGCTCGCGCGCCACGGGGTCGTCGCGCATGAACGCGGCCGCCTCGCCGTACCTGGTGGGCCCCATGCCGGGGAAGACGATCGCCGTGCTCATACGCGTTCCTCCAGGTAGTCCAGCAGAACCCGGCGGAACCGGTCGGGCTCCTCCAGGTGGGGGGTGTGGCTGGAGTTCTCGAAGATCTCCCACCGCACGTCGGGGATGCGGTCGAAGTAGGGCTGGACGGTCGCCGGCGTCGCCTCGTCGTGCCGGCCCGACAGCAGCAGGGTGGGGACGGCGATGTCGGCCACCCGGTCCTCGACCCCCCAGTCGCGCAGCGTCCCGATCACGTGGAACTCGCTGGGACCGTTCATCGTGTAGTAGACGGTCGGGTTGTTGTAGATCTCCAGGAACGTGGCGGCGAACTCCCGAGGCCACGGGTCGAGGCGGCAGACGTGCCGGGAATAGAAGACCATCATCGCGTCGAAGTACTCGCGCGAGTCGGTGGTGCCGGCCGCCTCGTGCTTGAGCAGCACCTCGTCGATCTCCGGCGGCAGCCGGTCGCGCAGCACCCGCATCTCGCCGAGCCACAGCGGGTAGGAGGCGGGCGCGTTGGCGATGACGAGCCCGCGCAGGCCGGCCGGCCTGGCCGAGGCGTGCAGGGCCGCCAGCATGCCGCCCCACGACTGGCCGAAGAGCACATAGCCGTCACGCAGGCCGAGCGCGTCGAGCAGGTTGTCCAGCTCGTCGAGGAACAGCCGGGGAGTCCAGAAGCCGGCCGGCGCGTGCGGCAGGTGGGTGGAGCCGCCGTTGCCGAGCTGGTCGTAGTGGATCACCGGCCAGCCCTCGTCGGCCAGGTCGGCCAGGCCGACGAGGTAGTCGTGGGTGCTGCCGGGGCCGCCGTGCAGCACGACCAGGGCCGGCCGGGCGCCGGTCAGCTCACCGGTGCGCCGGTACCACGTCCGGTGCTCGCCGAACGGCACGTGGCCCTTGGCGTCGGGGGTGCGGGGCACGGCCGGGCTCACCACCCCTGCCGGACGGTGGCGGCGATGTGCGCCCGCTGCTCGTCGGTGACCCACCAGCCGACCGGGACGCACACCACGCGCGGCGCGACCCGGTCGAGGCCGGGCAGGTCGGCGGCGTACTCCCGTACGCAGGAGTGCAGGTCGTTGCGCTCGTGGACGTTGCTGACCATGATCCCGGCCTCGTCCATGCGCTTCATGAAGCCGGCCCGGTCGTCCACCTTGAGCGGATAGACCCAGAACGAGTGCTCCCGGTCGCCGGCGCGCTCGGTGAGCTCCAGCCCGGGTACGCCCGCCAGCTCGGCGTCGTAGTAGGCGGCGTTGGCGCGCTGCCGCTCCAGGGCCCGCTGCGCCGTGTCCAGGTTGGCCAGGCCGATCGCGGCGTTGATGTCGTTCATGTGGAACTTGTAGCCCCACTCCGCGACGTCGGGCGGGTTGCGCAGCCGGTCGGCCGTCCGCTCGATGCCGAACCAGCGCAGCAGGGTGGCCCGCCGGTACAGCTCGTCGGTCGGCAGTGCGAGCGCGCCGCCGTCCCCGGCGGTCAGATGCTTGATGGCCTGGAAGCTGAAGACGGAGACGTTGCCGTGCGACCCGATGGGGGCGCCGCGGAAGGTGGCCCCCCAGGCGTGGGCGCAGTCCTCGATCACCTGCGGCCTGAAGCCGTGCAGCGCCTCGGCCCGGTCGAGGACGGCGTCGAGCCTGGCCAGGTCCACCGGATAGCCGGCGAAGTGGACCACCACGATGGCCCGCGTCCGCGGCGTGATCTTGCGGGCGAGGTCGTCCAGGTCCACGTTGAGCGTGGCGGGGTCGATGTCCACCCACTTGATGCGCAGGCCGTTGGCGAGGATGGCCCAGTTGGTGGCCTCCATCGTCAGCGGGGTGGTCAGCACCTCGGCGTCGCCGCCGGGACGGTGTCCAGACGCGAGCCGCAGGGCGAGGTGGAGCCCGGAGGTGCCGCTGTTGACCGTGGCCACGCGGGGGTTGCCGATCCGTTCGGCCAGCGCACGCTCGAACGCCTCGACCTTCGCCCCCTGGCCGATGCTGCCGCTGCCCAGCACCTCGGCGGCGGCGGCGGGGGCCTCGGCCGACATGGCGACCTTGAACAGCGGGATCACCGGCGCTCACCGCCCATCGCGAGCCCGTCGAGCCGGGCGTACAGTTCCTGGCACTCGGCGTAGGTGGGCAGCAGGCCACGCTCGGCCGCCTCGCGCAGGGTGGGCGCGGCCCGGTCCTTGTCCGACATCAGCGGCTCGGTGTCGCGGGGCCAGGGCAGGTTCAGCTCGGGGTCGAGAGCGTTGATCTCCACCTCCCGGTCCGGCGCCCAGGTGCTGGAGCACAGGTAGACGACGGTGGCCTCGTCGGTGAGCGGCGCGAAGCCGTGCGCGAGGCCCTCGGCGAGGTAGAGGGCGTGCCGGTTGTCCGCGCCGAGTTCCACCGCGACGTGCTCGCCGTACGTCGGGGAGCCGAGCCGCACGTCGACCACGATGTCGAGGATCGCGC
This Nonomuraea muscovyensis DNA region includes the following protein-coding sequences:
- a CDS encoding proline iminopeptidase-family hydrolase — translated: MPRTPDAKGHVPFGEHRTWYRRTGELTGARPALVVLHGGPGSTHDYLVGLADLADEGWPVIHYDQLGNGGSTHLPHAPAGFWTPRLFLDELDNLLDALGLRDGYVLFGQSWGGMLAALHASARPAGLRGLVIANAPASYPLWLGEMRVLRDRLPPEIDEVLLKHEAAGTTDSREYFDAMMVFYSRHVCRLDPWPREFAATFLEIYNNPTVYYTMNGPSEFHVIGTLRDWGVEDRVADIAVPTLLLSGRHDEATPATVQPYFDRIPDVRWEIFENSSHTPHLEEPDRFRRVLLDYLEERV
- the rfbC gene encoding dTDP-4-dehydrorhamnose 3,5-epimerase, whose product is MQLNRLDVAGAFLVTPRIFPDDRGHFLEMFSQPAFQREVGHELTVAQVNCSLSRRGTIRGLHAVALPGQARYVTCPQGAILDIVVDVRLGSPTYGEHVAVELGADNRHALYLAEGLAHGFAPLTDEATVVYLCSSTWAPDREVEINALDPELNLPWPRDTEPLMSDKDRAAPTLREAAERGLLPTYAECQELYARLDGLAMGGERR
- a CDS encoding DegT/DnrJ/EryC1/StrS family aminotransferase — protein: MIPLFKVAMSAEAPAAAAEVLGSGSIGQGAKVEAFERALAERIGNPRVATVNSGTSGLHLALRLASGHRPGGDAEVLTTPLTMEATNWAILANGLRIKWVDIDPATLNVDLDDLARKITPRTRAIVVVHFAGYPVDLARLDAVLDRAEALHGFRPQVIEDCAHAWGATFRGAPIGSHGNVSVFSFQAIKHLTAGDGGALALPTDELYRRATLLRWFGIERTADRLRNPPDVAEWGYKFHMNDINAAIGLANLDTAQRALERQRANAAYYDAELAGVPGLELTERAGDREHSFWVYPLKVDDRAGFMKRMDEAGIMVSNVHERNDLHSCVREYAADLPGLDRVAPRVVCVPVGWWVTDEQRAHIAATVRQGW